Sequence from the Thunnus maccoyii chromosome 11, fThuMac1.1, whole genome shotgun sequence genome:
TGGCAAAGCAAATGCTCATATCAACTATTCCAGTGACATTTAATACTTGTAACATTCTCAGATGCATGTGTGTAAGAAGTAAAAGTGGCACATTGATTTCTGGCAGATAGTTTAAACAGAAACTCCAAGATAAACTGAGTAGTTTGACACCACTGCTTTGCCTCTATGTCTGGTTTACCTTGAGTCCTGGAGCAGGGTAGAAGCCCTCTACAATCTTAGTATTGTCAAAGAGACTGTATGCTCCGTCTCTGATGGCTACCACACCACGGCTGCGGCAGTAGATATCGATGCAGTACATATTTCGGAACGCCAGGCGGATGTGTGTGGGTGACTGGGGTAGGATGGAGAAGCACTGGTAGGCAGTGTTGGTGCGCTGGGTCAAGCCCAGCATGGGCACTGTTGGTAGCTTGTTGATAGCATTTAGAGGGGCCTGTGTGTCGGAAAGCACCTagagaaacacagatgaaaCGTAACCCAGGGAAATCACACAGAAATACCAAAAGCAAAAGTAAAAGTGAATGGTTTATGATTAGAGAAACAGGGAACATAGCacatttttcaaactattttaaGACTGCATAAAGAACTACATGGAACAATACAGTGAGCACCAGAAACCcttaagaaaaagaaattggaattttttttttagaagaagaACCTTAAAAGTCTCTTGAAAATACCAAGAAAATACATGTGTATTGTGGCTGCATTTTCATAACCATGTTCCTTTgtacctgcagcagctgcatcaCATTTGGGTTCTTGTTGAACATCTCCTGTAGCTGGTGGAGGATGATGTTGTGGCAATTGGAGCAGCCAGAGTTTGGCCCCACGGTGCCCAGGGCGAGGTGGAAGCGCTGGCTGTTGGAGTTCCACTGGATGGTGACTGAGCTGCCTTTGGTGGTGCCGTAGCACAGCACCAGCTTACGGTAGTTATACAACCGCACCTCAGAGAACAGGCTCAGGTAAGATGGCATCTCTGGAGGGAAACAGTCACAGTGTGCAGCTATATTAGATGGTTATGTCTCATTTGCCAAGCTTCAATTCAAGAGAGTGACACTGATGAATGCAAGCCTGGGATAACACTTAAACTGCAATGCATTTATGTTCACACAACCTGCAGAGGTCAACATTAAGATCTGATAGTTAGCTGAAGTGAAACTGATGACACTGGGTTTTTACATGTTAtatcatttattgttattttaagttgACTGAGGAAATGCTCTCAGCACAAAGATGAAACCAGTTcgaataaaacatttttttttactttaaaaatacatgatCAGTTTACAAATGTATGTAATTATTTGCATCTATCTCATTCATTGCAACTCCATACATCTGCAACAAAATGGCCAGTAACATACTGAccaatttaaaacaaactgatcTTCATCCAAGAGCTATGCATTGATTGATTTAAGTGGAATCTTTGCTTTACAGATGATTTTGCACGTACCTGGCAGTGCACGAGAGAAGTTGAGGACACACTGGTACAGTTGACTGATGGCATTCCAGTCATTAAGGAACATCTCTACAACTTTCCGCCCGCCCACCGGCTCCGACAGAGGGTTTTCATAGGTCAGATACACGTGCCGTGTGGAGGCTGAGAGAGGGGGCAGATTTCAGTTAATTTAGGGGTTGGGCTATGTGGCAGATGCAGACAGTTTCCCTTATTTACATacaaaccagaaaacattcttTGAATCTATGAATCTTTGATTCTATCTATGAAGAACAATAACACCATTTGCTGAAATTGCTACAGGAGTATTTAGTATGTCATAGGGTATATCAGAATCAGCTGTATTCATTTGTCTATGGTTTTAGACAGTTCTCTCTTAAGGCAGCTCTTAGAGTGTAATTTTTTTATGATTCCTACAAATGATTTTACTATTATATACactttaaagattaaaaaatctCAATTagattcaaaaataaaaatgtacgTTAAAGAAATATATCTAAACTCTTAGTGATGAAATGGGAACATGTGGTGTGTACCTTGCTCCTTGCTGTGTGTGCTATTGAGCGGGCAGTTGGCCAGCACCAGTTCAGCCACCCATGTTCGGTTGTTCCTGCCCTGCAGGCGGATGGTGCTGTCCAGAAGGGAACGCTCTAAAGCTCTCCTGGTCTCCTCTCCTACGCCTTTACAGGGAGGAATCCTGCAGTATAAAAGAAGATATATACTTTAGAGTCACAAATTttatcacagtttttcaggttttcatACTTTGAATAGAAATATTGTTTGGCTGTCATGTATGTGCATAAATACATGCATATGTGCTTGTGACTGTATTACTTTAGTAGACGTATGGCATGACTGCTGCCATCTCCTTCCACTTGGACACCCTGGTTTGGAATCTCCATGTTGGACAGCTACTCAAAGACGGACAGAGACATGCAACATTAGTCAATGCCAAGCTTGATGTGTTTATCAAAGAGCATGCAGGAGTGGCATGAATGAATCAAATTGTCAAAGTACAGTGACTTACCTCTGTTCTGAGGCCAATGAAAGGCATGTTGGTATCACACATTGCCACTAGGTGAGCCAGCTCCTTGTTGAAGGCACACATTTCCCCAGACCGCTTAGGCTTCTTTGGCTCTGGGTCCCCCTGGTCTCCAGACATCTACAGAGCAACAGTTACaaaaaatgcacattaaataaaGCTAAATATGTATCCTTATCTAGCTGGGCACATTTTTTTCCCTGGTAATGCCTTGCCTCACATGAGGGAGCTGACCAGTACTACCAAAAGCTGAATTTATACTATTTATAATACGAGGTTAATAGTTTATTAAACTATTAGGCAGGATCTCACAACTATGCAAAGTTATCATTGTATAATATGTCTGGTCACATAATACAATGGTCTGATCAGCCTAGTTCTAAGCTCAAGCCCAGCACCACAtccatttaaaacatataaaaaacaaaataatttgtgtaTGATAAAAAACTGCATGTACTCTTGCACTGACTGCCTTTCTCTTAGTCCCAGGTCGGGCCCCTCTGCCTGTTGTATTGTCCTGGACAAGATGTTCTAGGTTGGGCTTGAAATGCTGCAGGAGCTGTGCGCACATGGGTCCGTCCTCTCCTTCCAACtgagatacagacaggaagGAGTACTTGTACTGCAATGCTGTAGGATTGCTTGGTACTTCAAGCATTTCCACCACCTACAAAGAACAAATAAGATGCATGACAGAGAGTTaaacagagttttaaaaaaaatacaagcaaGTAACAGATATGGAGAATGAGAGGGAGGTTGTAAAAATGGAAGCAGTATTTTCTCAAAGTAATTTTGGTTTAGCTCTTTTCAGCAGAGTATTGGCAAGGAACTCACAATGTAGTACTGCGGAAGACGTGTGAGCTTGATGAagagtttgtgtttggacaAGCTGCCAACTGGGTGAGAAGCTGAGTTGGAGAGGTGAAGGACATCAGTACACACGGTGGGAAGGTGCTTCACAGACTGTCGACAGCGCTGCTCCCCCAACCAGAACCTggccacagagaaaaaaaagtcagtctCTCAATGTTAAGTAAGTTGCAAATAGTCCCAGATTTGTATACTCTTAGTCAATGCATTAACCCTGTTGACTAGTGCAAGACTCACAGCCTGGCAATTCATTTTAACACCCATCTTGCCTCTAGCTTAGCCAAGTGTTGGAAATGACAGATACTGTTACTGACTGCTTCTGTCAGTTTTGACAAGGTGTCAGACTGTCTCCTACTGTTGGCTTTTTGCTTCCCGTCACTTCTATCTACTGAACGGCCACTGCTCCCTTTCACCTGTGCCAACAATGACTTTATAATGTTAGCTGTGAAAATATATTTCCTGTTTATACCAACTTTAAAAAATTAAGGAAGTACTTGACTTACTTCAGTTGTTGAAGCCAAGATATAATGCGCTTCATATCATCGTTGATGGTCTTTTCAATGTCATCCAGCATGGACTGATCTGGAGTAAGAAAACAGTTTTAGGTTCACAGAGCACATGAAACATTAAAAGTAGAaccacagagaaacaaagcCTGAAATTAGATTGTTTTTGCCAAATTGTTAATTCCCTTAATCTTACATAATTACAACCCGCACTGAAACCTTAACTAGGATCACAACAGggacaaatgtgaaaaaaaattaaccaCCACTGGTTGATTATATTTGCATATTGCTATTTATTGTTCTAAATTAATGTTTGCTCCTACTTACCTAATCCATACAGCATGGGCTGGAACATGCCAGAGTGCAGGTCTACAAAAATATGTAGACATTCTGAACGACCACACGGCTCAAGTATTGGAATAACAAGTGTGGGTAAAGCAGTCTCGATGAatgctgaaataaacagaaacacactctAGTACCTCTTTTCAACACTGCAGATGACACAAAACCATGGTTACGGAACATTATTGAATTGAAGGAGAGTGAACTTTTTAATCTTTGAAACTGTTTCACTGTTGGCACAAGGCTTCAGTTGCTCCAGGAAATAACACTGGTTTCTGCAGATTTGTTCAATATACACCCAAGaatttgtgaaatgtttaatAATGAGAAGTtagaataaatacatacagttgTCACTGGGATTGCTGGTCTTTAGAATGGCCTTCAATTCCTGTAGCTTCTGATGTGACCGGGCATGAACACTGTCAATCAAAAGTTTCTCCACTGACAGATGGTCAATCTAAAGAATGAGCGAGAGAAAACAAACGTTATTAAATTGAAAGATATTTGTACAGCGAGTCACACTGCCTATAACTTTATACAGCACTGAAAACTTTAATTGAAAACATATGTGCAAATTACCTTCATAGCTCTCTCCATTAATTTGGAGTCACATGCAGGGAGAGGAGGTTCATGAGATATTTGCAGTGGCTTAGATCCATCTGATTCATCAATCTTGATAGTGACTTTGTGTACTGATGCTGTACCCGTTTTCCTACCCAACACCTGTTGGCTGgaggaacaaaaagaaagaaagggatgAAAACTATATGAATGCATTCTGGTATTTTTTAATGCAATGTAGGTGCACCATTTGTGTTTACAGGTTTAAGTGAGTGAATGCATACATCTACATGTCCATACatgtaaatgtgatttaaagTCTTACTTCCAGACAGTAAGCGTGAGGTATTTTGCAGGCACATATCTCTCCTCCTGCACCAGATCTCCCCATCGCTCTCTGATCAGCATCAAAGTCTGAGAGTGGAGCACCTCTAActgcagtgacagacagaaggagTCTGGAAACAATGCAGTTAAAGAAGACACAGCGTGGGAAATACTAAGTCCAGGTGAATAGAGATAAAGTATCATACACATCTTTCCATTAGCATTCaaaacacactcgcacacatATCCTCCTACACTTTGTCGGTAAAAGGGGCATTTGTGCCCGACACAGACTGCTCTTTGACATGGTAAGCTGCGCTGCTAGTGATGGTGGGGGAAAGGCAGAGAAGAGATGTACTGATTAGCATTGTGATTAGCACAGTCATGCTCAGTTCGCATGCTTGATTAGGATCTTTGATGTTAGCATAAATGCTAACACGCTGTTATTTTTCCGGTGTCCTGAAGGCTACATTTTACCACAGACTGATGAGTGGCATCATGAGAGAACAAATCCTCGACTttatattaaacttgaattaattttttttttttttttttaattaagtgtCCTGCTATCTCATGGCCCATCCCTCATGGATTCCTTTCTAAGTACAGTATCAACAGGTGTTAAAACACACATCCCCATAAGGAATAATTATACCTCACATGACCCAGCTGAGTGACAGATATTAGTGAGACTAATGCTGTCCTTCCTTCATCATTAACAAAAGGTGGTTGTGTTGTTTAGGAATGAATGAAGGAAGAGGGGTCTAAGAAGGATGCAGTTTTGCAGCTGTGTTTCTCATTGGAATGCTGCACTTGTCTGCTTGACCAGTCAATACTCTATATGCTCTGACACACACTCCCGTCCTACTGCAGTAGTTCACAGCAGACTGGGACAAAAGCCAAGTGGATGCAGGCAGGACATACACAAAATGCCTGTCAATGTGCATGGacagacaaataaagacaaagaaaggatACGCAAGCAGTTGTACATGTCCTGTAGGGGTTTTTCATCCGCACACAGACGTGCCTGGACCAATTCGTGGATGAAGTTCACCTGCAAACTGTGGACCAAGGCTCGGCCATCTGTCAATATAAAGGGAGGGAAGAATAATTTGAGTGTGGAAATAGACAAGCAAATAAAGGCCAGTTGAGAGCGGGCCAGGATGaagtaaaaaattaattaaaggaaaagcatTAGCAATACAGTATACTGTCAATCAGTTTTCAATGGTGCCACTTGTGGTGTGCAACAGAGCTTGATGGGTGCATGCCTTACCTCCAGTTTCTTTGTCCTCTACCAAAATCTCCAGCTTCAGCAGCCTCCAGGGAATATCCGGGTCATCTCCCATCACCGTCAAAGTAGCCTCAAACTCGCCTTCCACACGAAACTTTACACGTCCATTGgctgcacaaacatgcaaacatacgCATAGAATCTTCTCATTACCATCACAGCTGAAAACTGTAGGTTATTCCATGTCAGATCAGATAAGATTGTTGCAGCACCGTCTCAGATTTTGTTCAAACCTTGTCTATATCATGAATGGGTCCTAAAACCAAgataaaatatttctgttttcatatattttcagCCCTTGATATTATTTCGTCTTTATAGCCTCAAAAACACCTTATCTGGGAAGCCATATTTGGGCATTAATATCTTGACAAGTATTGTTCAGAGTCTCACCAAACTTTGTAGGATGGAAGACAAACAAGTCTTCTGTATGCCAAAACCATTAAAAGCCAGTACTGCatgccattttatttttataaggtCCTAGGTTtggaaaaaagtgcaaaattccTAGATGAGAGTCATATTGAGGGTATTACTAACCCACATTTTTGCACCAATATGGTATCAATCATCATTTCTTCTGCAAATACaaccttttattaaattttgtgccaatattTGAGGTCTCTGCCACCAATGGACATGAAgatattatgaataaaacaaggcATGATAGtatattttggtcattttcataGGATCAAAATGGTATATGGGGTAGCTAGTAggaacataaaaatgtaattgctTGATGTATGGTTATTAAGGGTATAAAGTGCCAATgtccttctgtttttccttcatacaaaaatagaaacagatttGAGATACATTTTACCTATAGCAGAAAAACATCCATTTCAGGATTACACTTTTTGAATCAGTATCTCCATGATTATTGAATTCCTGTGTCATATGATTTGTAAGAAATAAAGGATAAATATGTCTTCAGTTTCATTGGAATGGAGGGTATTTGAGATGGGAATTGTGTCTCTGGTAAGGTCTTGGATattgaaaataagtgaaatattttgatgaAACCTCTGGTATAAGGAGGAAGAAGTGGTATCCTAAATGGCCCTCTCAAGCTCCAGTGCGAGTATCTAAATGTGTTTCCACATAAAATGTTGGATGTGTTTATAACGGTAATTTTACAGTGTGCATGTAAGAAAGCTATATGCCCTGATAGTAAAGAATATAGCTTCCATTACTGACCTACAATAAAATGAGCCTAAAGAAAACATGTATTACTTTACTCCAATCAATATTTCAGAGGCCGGGACACATAAGTACAGATAATAAGGGAAGACCCTGCTTCTTCATTATGGACATTTTCTTCCTAGAGTTAAAACAatatctttaacaatgtgtatTTATCTATGAAGGCAACATGGAAGGATATTGGCACTTTGTACACTAAACGACCATACATTAAGCTATTTccacatacattttaatgttcCTACTACCTATCCCACATACCATTTTGGTCctattaaaatgatcaaaaaatgCTACCatgctttgttttattcataatacCTTCATGTCCATTAGTGGTAGAAACCTCAaatattggcacaaaattaacaaaaggTTGTACTGGAAGACAAAATAATGATTGGTGCCATATAGGTGCAAAAAATTGGTTACTTAATGTCCAATCATGGCTTCCCTGATATGGCGTTTTAGTGAGTgtaaaaattaagaaatatcaaggtgcaaaaaaaaaaataaaacactggaactgagcaaaaatattttacaggccTTGACTTTGGGAGCCAAACATTATATAGgcaaactttgaacaaaatTTGAGATGGTGCCGCAATCACTTTCCTGGATTCTGTCTGATTTGACACAGAATGACCCAGTACTGAAGTTGTAAGAATggcaaacttttaaaatatacCATAGTGGGTGTACACATGCTGCTTACCAACTGTGAGGTTGGCTAACTGAGGAGGTAAGTCTGTGGTGACAAGGCGATGCCGTAGAATCTGATTAAGCTGGTTCAGGGTAGTCTGCTTCTCAGACTTAGTGATGGGGTCTGGAGGAATGATTTTATCCTACACACATGGACAAAAAGAGGATAAATGTGCTGACATAGTAGACATACAAGAGGGAAAGTTTCTTAAAGTGATAAGTTTGATCTCCCAGCATCCTTTCATGCTAGACTGTATATCAACAGTCATAGCAAGCAGCGAAGAAAGTTTAAATACTGACTTACTCGTATGCAGGTGGGCAAGCGTGGGTATGACCCCGTTGTGAGTACATCGATGGCGAAGGGGATGGCAAAGCTGGGTAAACGTGCATGTACCAGGGCATCCCTGGCCAATGATGCAAGTCTATCAGCTGTATCCACAAACAAGATGGTCTGCTGATCCAAGAAGCTGGAAATCATCTGTTACCATAGATACCATGGGAGAGAGGTTCAGAGCAGGGTCATGTGCTGTGTATTATTAAAATCTACTTCTATAGGGTGATTATAGTCTTTATGCACACGTACCGCACACTTTTCAACTTTCCCTGCATTGCTTGCCCACTTCACCAGGGCTAGGAGACGCACAAATAGCTGCCTGGTACGACTGGCAAACTGGACAATCTCAATTTTTCTGCAAAGGGAACATGAATTAAATGTTGATACTAATttaagcaaacaaaaacagattacCAAAATGCGTGAAAGGAGAAGTACATGAAGAAGAAACCTACCTCTCCATGTCCGTTTTTCGGGGAAGTCTGAAAAGAgaacattaaaaccactgattAATGCCATTTTCCTCATCCTGCCCAACATAATACTACTCTAAAATCTGTGCATCCCTAGTTTTGAGTCTGCTTTGACCTCAGCAAATGACACTGCTGATGTCCTCAGTTGGCAGCTGAGAGACAAGGGACCAATGCGGGGGGAAAAAACTAGCTTTGGAACAGCAAAATAATGCAAGTACTCCTTCATCTACCTGGTGTAGCAGATATTTGTCATCCCTCCCAAACACTTTTCTTGGACAACTAACTATTAGCTATAACGTTAGAATCATAAAAAGATGTGTTGATGATGTGTTGTGTAGTTACTCCCCCTCTCATCACTGTAGTTATCTGTGCTTTCTGGTTTATTACACTCTAAATTATAGCTTTTAGGTCAAATGAAAACGCACCAGCTAACTTCTCAATTAGTGCCAACAGTCGACTTTTGAAGAGCCAATTAGTGTTTACTATAAAGGCTGGAAGAGGCGCATCCTCTTGAGTTTACTAACGTTAGCCGGTTAGCCTACCGGTTATCCTAGTTAGCTTTGAGGCCTACAACGCTAAAAATGTTACTTACAGTTCCGCCAACAGGGTGATTTCATGGTAGGTCCTCTGTAGAAGAAACTCAATGAGCAGGCTCAGTCGTACCCCCTGTGTGGCCGGGGCTCCGGGTGGCGGTGGCTGAGGACCCGAGACAACCGGACCTCCGAGTGGGACGAGCTGCCCATCTGACCCGATCTGCACCGGAGCCATTTTACAATGACGATACGCACTAGCGTTAGTTAGCTAGTACGGCGATGCACACCCAGCGCTACAACGGAAGACTTATCGAGTGAGTTGTAGTGGCTAACTCcttgtgaatatattttttcGCAGTCTCacaacatttctctctctaGACGAATTTCTCTGCATGTACTTGGTTTCTTTGTTCAGCAGAAAACTCAACAAATACGCACAATTTGGTAACTCATTACGGAGAAGACTCAATGCCGCTCAGCCGCCATCTTTGCTGTCGGGAATAATTGCCGTTGAACCGACGGTGGGAAGGAAAACCTAGACAGGAGCCTTGAGGAGTGAGAGTGATAAATAAATGTCTCCCccattactgtgttttactggCTCCACGACCGGGGTAACTAACTGCGGGATCAAACAATTAGCTTAATGTCAGGTTACAGTGCCAGATAAGTGATTACCCGCAAACATATTCTCTCATCTGTTACCAGGGCAACACATGAGagaataaatgaacaaataaacaaaatgacaaacgtccaataacaaaatatatcacaaatcacaaaatgctactttacaaaaaacaataataatagaggCACCATTTGTTAGGCTACAACCcatattcaaaataaacaataaatcacGCATAGTGAAACATTAGCTCTGATGTGTAGGCTGCAGCTTTTGGAGATAAGATCAGGCATAAGTTTCTGCCTTATCCAATCTTAAATGCATGTTATTCCTAATATCTGCTTGACAAAAGATTTATTTACAAAGATTTTATTATAATACTATAAAATCCTGCAGCAATGGTATGATATTCCACACCCACAGGCAGCTATAAGTCTCTCTTACTATGACCCCTTTTTGAAAGAGGGGTATTAAATAATGTGTAATTAGCAAAGTTTGGGGGCTTCTATACCAGGGCAAACTAAGGAAGGGGTATAAGTGACACGTTCACTGGATTACTCTATAGTTGCTATTGGTCTTGATTTCTTTGTCTCATCAGGGGAGTTTATCTGGAAATGTGAGCAGATGAAAAGATGGGGAACACATCAGTTTCACATATGTGCATTTATGCAACGAGTCAGGCCACATTTGCTCTGTATTTTCTATTATCTCATTTTCAGACTTCCTGTGCCTCATTCTGTAGATATTCAGAAGTAAAGTAAAATGTATCAGCAGACACATACAGTGCATCCAGCAATGTTACACATTAATGCCTAAAAGGGACCAATTTCAGTTCCCGCTGTTCCCATATGCACCCACTCCCTCGGGGGCATCCAAGGCCTGAGTATGTAGTGCATTTATGAACACAAAGGGCACATGGGGTGTGGCAGAAAAGACTGACAAACAATATACAGCATATTCATCTGGCTCCAAGAAACaggtatttaaaaaatacattgcTGACCGCAATGATGTCAGTGAACTGGTTACAGATGAATTGCGTCTTTTGATGCCTCCATTCCAAATAACTGCTTGGACACTGAAAGtagaattaaaagaaaaataaaaaccccTATGCACAGTAATATAAAAACGTCAATTGCCTTGTAAGAAATACAATCTTTTTGAACACTATATCTTGAGGTGTTTATTCACCTCTATGGTAATGTTTGAGggtgtagtttgtggtgctgttgcgTGTTTGGGTATAGTTTAACCAGCTCTATCGGATCTTTATTTGAGTGTCCACAGTCTCATCTAAAAGCACACATTTTGCGTAAGTTAGCATTTGTTGCAGGGCCATTGTGTTGGATTTCACCGCACTGTACAGGTGTTTCTATTTCTCTGGTTACCCACTATATTTTTAGTAATAATGTGGGTCATTGTTAAACAACTGAGTGCATGCAGCAGGTATAGTGAATGATGGCTCCTATATATTTTAGCCATTTGGCAGACTTATCCAGAGTAATTTACATCTACTATGCAGGTAAGAATTCGGTGTCCGATTAAGGATGTGTATGTCAGGTCTAGGCACATTGGAGTAGTCGGAGATCAAACCTGTGTTTATTACACATGGTCACAGAAAGTGAAAGGTATAACTACTGTGAAGAAATACTTGACAAACCTCATTGAACACGTGATGCAAAGCAGGCAACTGCCCCCAGGGCCCCAGCTCTACAATCCCTGTGTGACAATTGGTTTATTGTGGTAATATAATTATTGTAACTGCTTGAGAATATGGGAAATTGCACCACTAAAGTGCCATATCAACTGACATGATAAGAGCTGTTAGGTGGGTCCTGCTTTATAATCTGATCTTGAGGCCCTGTGTCAAACTGCGGCTGCAACTGATAGTGTGTTTACATGGTTacattaatttatgtttaattaaatgACTACACAGTTAATTGGGGGCTATCtaatatacacaatacacaaagagggagaggaacAGGGAGGATAatagaatcagaatcatctttattggccaagtatgtttatgcatacaaggaatttgactctggtttagtggctctcaatgtacttagacaaaataacaacacaataatCTTCAGAAGTATACACAAAGAATGAGTATATACGGGTGAAACCAATTCTGTGAACTGTAGACAGGggatttatatatatgtatatatatatatatatatatatatacatacatatataatagGGGCCCTTTTTTTGCCTCGTGGCCTCCAAACAGGTGAATCTGTCCATTACCATGATCACAATCTTTCCTTATCTTCAGCcaaagtgttttagttgccttacttgaaatgtcagttTGCGTATGTAGGTCTGAATTTGCTTGCgttgtgatatttttaatttgtatgaaaatattataGGCTTATTCATGTATGACCACCCCCTGCGGTAGGGGGGCGATATATCCAAGTTCGTCAGGTCGCTCAGCTTTCTGTTGCCTGGCTTTGGTTAAACTACGGAATTTGACATCCTTGGCTGGAACCGGAGTCAGTTACCAGAAATgagagaggttttttttatgCCCTTTTCCATTCAGctgatgttgtgtttgctgAGAGCTGCTCTCGGTTGCAGTGCAAACTAGCACATAGACAACGCTGATCGTTGGGAGTTCACACACAGTCGTctggcctgtttttttttttttttttactgagcaGCATTTGTGTATTCGACTGCGCTTCCGCCATGTTGAACTGATTCAAGTTGTGACTGAGTGCTGGGACCGAGGTGACAAGCCCCAGACATCGGACTAGATAAGAGTAAGCAGGGGGCTGTTACCGCGCCGGTGACGCAGGAAAAACACccagaagcagaggaagaaaaaaaac
This genomic interval carries:
- the med14 gene encoding mediator of RNA polymerase II transcription subunit 14 isoform X1, translating into MAPVQIGSDGQLVPLGGPVVSGPQPPPPGAPATQGVRLSLLIEFLLQRTYHEITLLAELLPRKTDMERKIEIVQFASRTRQLFVRLLALVKWASNAGKVEKCAMISSFLDQQTILFVDTADRLASLARDALVHARLPSFAIPFAIDVLTTGSYPRLPTCIRDKIIPPDPITKSEKQTTLNQLNQILRHRLVTTDLPPQLANLTVANGRVKFRVEGEFEATLTVMGDDPDIPWRLLKLEILVEDKETGDGRALVHSLQVNFIHELVQARLCADEKPLQDMYNCLHSFCLSLQLEVLHSQTLMLIRERWGDLVQEERYVPAKYLTLTVWNQQVLGRKTGTASVHKVTIKIDESDGSKPLQISHEPPLPACDSKLMERAMKIDHLSVEKLLIDSVHARSHQKLQELKAILKTSNPSDNSFIETALPTLVIPILEPCGRSECLHIFVDLHSGMFQPMLYGLDQSMLDDIEKTINDDMKRIISWLQQLKFWLGEQRCRQSVKHLPTVCTDVLHLSNSASHPVGSLSKHKLFIKLTRLPQYYIVVEMLEVPSNPTALQYKYSFLSVSQLEGEDGPMCAQLLQHFKPNLEHLVQDNTTGRGARPGTKRKAVSARMSGDQGDPEPKKPKRSGEMCAFNKELAHLVAMCDTNMPFIGLRTELSNMEIPNQGVQVEGDGSSHAIRLLKIPPCKGVGEETRRALERSLLDSTIRLQGRNNRTWVAELVLANCPLNSTHSKEQASTRHVYLTYENPLSEPVGGRKVVEMFLNDWNAISQLYQCVLNFSRALPEMPSYLSLFSEVRLYNYRKLVLCYGTTKGSSVTIQWNSNSQRFHLALGTVGPNSGCSNCHNIILHQLQEMFNKNPNVMQLLQVLSDTQAPLNAINKLPTVPMLGLTQRTNTAYQCFSILPQSPTHIRLAFRNMYCIDIYCRSRGVVAIRDGAYSLFDNTKIVEGFYPAPGLKTFLNMFVDSNQDARRRSVNEDDNPPSPVGVDVDSLMNQLQAPQTMRGGAGGVYPPLTSPPPNYHANVTPSPSMMPTQSPGNIHASGSPSGALRAPSPFGPTPSPSSLGIAMGQTSFASPHGALDPSSPYAMVSPSHRGQWPGSPQVSGPSPGARIHGMSPGNPSLHSPIPDPHSPRAGTSSQVMPTSMPPPRKLPQRPWAASIPTILTHNALHVLLLPSPTPCLVPGLAGSYLCSPLERFLGSVIMRRHLQRIIQQEANLSIVNSNEPGVIMFKTDVLKCRVALNPKNYQTLQLKVTPENTGPWSPEELQVLEKFFETRVAGPPFKYNTLNAFTKLLGAPTNILRDCVRIMKLELFPDQAAQLKWNVQFCLTIPPSAPPIAPPGTIAVVLKSKMLFFLQLTQRIPVPQEPVSIIVPIVYDMATGLTQQADIPRQHSSSGAAALMVSNILKRFNELHPARQGECTIFASVHELMANLTLPPGTRQ